The following coding sequences lie in one Rutidosis leptorrhynchoides isolate AG116_Rl617_1_P2 chromosome 4, CSIRO_AGI_Rlap_v1, whole genome shotgun sequence genomic window:
- the LOC139845217 gene encoding uncharacterized protein yields MGENSNKSKRHKKRYLEDSVSSSSPSSSSSSSSYSSSENDDVSSSKRHKSSRKHRRSRSSERRSSRREKEKKREKRKKKKRDKSRRRSNRDGKVRVSGSDSEYQSSDDEVDLNKNDPVDVVKYILNEFPAVANDLEQLLHMIDDGQAVDISGLSEKSLVKYLRKLFLSLNLNENGRLVFLLPSGAPPTLEVVGAVIRPKFESDVPFSDKHQSHNDLPAEQLNEELKPDDFGPNLPPEQADMAAPKKRVIGPAMPSAELLAAAAKLTEAEAELREAEVGEDDDLFIGPPPPAMVKEAASANEAERFDEVTRIMGADVDSPYDVVGVNRQMAADNIKKRYWKLSLMVHPDKCPHPEAHQAFIKLNKAFKDLQDPVKRKAMDDKIDEKEQKERFKLELKAMREAAQWRRLQGISMEGDDALLAEMDVKVERSRDEWMTTLPPERKPGVATQQSTKSFSRTSKEGRGDTSAWTDTPSDRAQKAKMNYLEAYNEAAALAAANDQGKQASNADAELVDKYNKTKRSKSLVEKHQESTRVRSKKKSKVDHEKQKQEWEGQHPWKPWDREKDLTAGRQNVKLDAENMAQGLTSRFSSGSFQRNFL; encoded by the exons ATGGGGGAAAATTCGAATAAATCAAAGAGACATAAGAAAAGATATTTGGAAGATTCCGTCTCATCTTcatctccatcatcatcatcatcatcttcttcatattcATCTTCGGAAAACGACGACGTATCATCCTCGAAACGACACAAAAGCAGCCGGAAACATCGCCGGAGCAGAAGCAGTGAACGGCGGAGTTCTAGGAGAGAGAAGGAGAAGAAGAGAGAGAAACggaagaaaaagaagagagatAAAAGTCGCCGGAGATCAAATCGAGATGGTAAAGTTAGGGTTTCAGGTTCAGATTCGGAGTATCAATCGTCCGATGATGAAGTTGATTTGAATAAAAACGATCCTGTTGATGTTGTGAAATACATATTGAATGAGTTCCCTGCTGTAGCTAATGATTTGGAGCAG cttctgcacaTGATTGATGATGGACAAGCAGTTGATATATCTGGTCTATCTGAGAAGTCACTCGTAAAGTATCTGCGGAAGCTGTTTTTATCTTTGAACCTCAATGAAAATGGTCGTTTAGTTTTTCTATTGCCTTCGGGCGCCCCTCCAACTCTAGAGGTTGTTGGGGCTGTGATACGACCTAAATTTGAGTCTGATGTTCCTTTTAGTGATAAACATCAATCACATAATGATCTGCCTGCTGAACAACTAAATGAAGAACTAAAACCTGATGACTTTGGCCCGAATCTTCCTCCTGAACAAGCAGATATGGCTGCTCCTAAGAAGAG GGTTATTGGGCCTGCTATGCCATCTGCAGAATTGCTTGCAGCTGCAGCTAAGTTAACAGAAGCAGAGGCTGAATTAAG GGAAGCGGAAGTTGGTGAAGATGATGACTTATTTATTGGACCTCCGCCTCCTGCTATGGTCAAAGAGGCTGCATCTGCCAATGAAGCAGAGCGTTTTGATGAG GTCACAAGAATTATGGGAGCAGATGTTGATAGCCCATATGATGTTGTTGGAGTTAACAGGCAAATGGCAGCTGACAACATTAAGAAAAG ATATTGGAAGCTGTCACTTATGGTTCACCCTGATAAATGCCCCCATCCAGAAGCCCACCAAGCGTTTATCAAGTTGAATAAAGCTTTTAAGGATTTACAAGATCCTGTCAAG CGAAAAGCAATGGATGACAAGATTGATGAGAAGGAGCAAAAGGAAAGATTCAAG TTGGAGTTGAAAGCTATGCGTGAAGCTGCACAATGGAGGCGCTTGCAAG GTATATCTATGGAGGGTGATGACGCACTGTTAGCAGAAATGGATGTAAAAGTAGAACGGAGCAGAGATGAATGGATGACAACACTTCCTCCTGAAAGGAAG CCTGGTGTGGCAACACAGCAATCAACAAAGAGTTTTAGCAGAACTTCTAAAGAAGGGCGGGGTGATACTAGTGCCTGGACTGATACCCCTTCAGATAGAGCCCAGAAAGCTAAAATGAA TTATTTGGAGGCATATAACGAGGCTGCAGCGCTTGCTGCTGCAAATGATCAAGGGAAGCAAGCAAGTAACGCTGATGCAGAATTGGTGGACAAATACAACAAAACAAAAAGGTCAAAGTCGTTGGTGGAAAAGCATCAAGAGTCAACTCGGGTTCGGTCAAAGAAGAAGTCAAAAGTAGACCATGAAAAGCAAAAACAAGAATGGGAGGGCCAGCATCCTTGGAAACCATGGGATCGCGAAAAAGATTTAACCGCAGGACGACAAAATGTCAAATTAGATGCTGAAAATATGGCACAAGGTTTGACTTCACGGTTTTCATCTGGATCCTTTCAAAGAAACTTCCTCTAG
- the LOC139845218 gene encoding kinetochore protein NUF2 homolog — MSTFDYPRINRREIGVTITGLQIASVSEADLINPNPEFISGLYTQLLIHISCIQEDLGLVEFSNVEQFENPDLHIDSVRMINLFHKIKGVLDALACPKKFNLKDLIKPDADRTELFLSAITNFCLHREERMKLLGPIGDESSRLDEQRREYEERIAQLNAEISEFNESREREMPHIQEVDAQIKEMRESILSLNKHQLLLKETIRKKKDSSKEMDEKISSAEFALVQSAQENASLRSKIVQSPVKLQRALEEKKAIQVEAKNAERAAIQSYHDKSAINEVYTKASKKLTKHLKQMETLQEQVNSAKQVEKDVKLLKTKNSDDGVSDKSLEAKLFELQGRADQSEELLKQAEKERDLHCEEASKELNNVRSQMEYNRSGLEQRQKNAEALVTEGAAINEKIEVVNDSYAAQQQMLLNKSEEITKKLFEYTKATGNVLSQIEAFAEKSDEATKTPF, encoded by the exons ATGTCAACGTTCGATTACCCCCGGATCAATCGGAGAGAAATAGGCGTAACTATAACTGGTCTACAAATTGCGAGCGTCAGTGAAGCCGATCTCATAAACCCTAACCCTGAATTCATCTCCGGCCTCTACACTCAATTACTCATTCACATCTCCTGTATCCA GGAAGATTTAGGGCTAGTTGAATTTTCGAATGTGGAGCAATTTGAGAACCCTGATTTACATATTGATTCTGTACGGATGATAAATTTGTTTCATAAAATTAAGGGAGTCCTTGATGCTCTTGCATGCCCTAAGAAGTTTAATTTGAAAGATCTCATTAAGCCTGATGCTGACCGCACTGAGCTGTTTCTTAGTGCTATCACCAACTTTTGCCTTCACAG AGAGGAAAGAATGAAGTTGTTAGGACCTATTGGGGATGAATCGTCGAGACTTGATGAACAACGACGAGAGTATGAGGAGAGAATAGCACAG TTGAATGCGGAGATATCAGAGTTCAATGAATCCAGAGAGAGGGAGATGCCTCACATTCAAGAAGTCGATGCCCAAATCAAGGAGATGCGCGAATCCATTTTGTCTCTTAATAAGCACCAACTGTTATTGAAGGAAACTATCAGAAAAAAGAAGGATTCATCTAAAGAAATGGATGAGAAG ATTTCTAGTGCTGAGTTTGCTTTGGTTCAAAGTGCTCAAGAAAATGCCAGTCTGCGTTCAAAAATTGTTCAATCTCCAGTTAAACTACAG AGGGCACTGGAGGAGAAGAAAGCCATTCAAGTTGAGGCAAAGAATGCAGAAAGGGCGGCAATTCAGTCTTATCATGACAAATCTGCCATAAATGAAGTATACACGAAG GCTAGCAAGAAATTGACCAAGCATTTGAAGCAAATGGAGACATTACAAGAGCAG GTGAACTCAGCCAAACAGGTCGAGAAAGATGTTAAGCTTTTGAAAACTAAAAACAGTGATGATGGGGTGTCGGACAAATCGCTTGAAGCCAAACTTTTTGAATTGCAGGGCAGAG CGGACCAGTCTGAGGAGTTACTGAAACAGGCAGAGAAAGAAAGAGATCTTCACTGTGAAGAGGCTTCCAAAGAACTAAACAATGTAAGATCACAAATGGAATATAATAGAAGTGGTCTGGAACAAAGACAAAAGAATGCTGAAGCTCTTGTTACAGAG GGGGCTGCTATAAATGAAAAGATAGAAGTGGTCAATGATTCATATGCAGCTCAACAGCAAATGTTACTCAATAAAAGTGAAGAGATTACTAAAAAG CTTTTCGAGTATACAAAAGCTACTGGGAACGTGCTTTCTCAGATAGAGGCATTTGCAGAAAAGtcggatgaagcaacaaaaaccccGTTTTGA